One Xiphophorus hellerii strain 12219 chromosome 24, Xiphophorus_hellerii-4.1, whole genome shotgun sequence DNA window includes the following coding sequences:
- the LOC116715807 gene encoding histone demethylase UTY-like isoform X1 has translation MQSCGVSVAAAACAAARSLGSASSAGDEGKKMAAGKASETEEDFPTLTAQERETLAGIDSSLFGFQKLHEDGARTKALLMKAVRCYDSLILKAEGKVEPEVFCQLGHFNLLLEDYPKALSAYQRYYSLQSDYWKNAAFLYGLGMVYFHYNAFQWAIKAFQEVLYIDPGFSRAKEIHLRLGLMFKVNTDYESSLKHFQLALIDSNPCTLSKAEIQFHIAHLYEIQKRFGASKEAYETLLQTEDLPAQVKATTLQQLGWMHHTVEQLGDKASRDSYAIQCLQKSVEADPNSGQSWYFLGRCYASIGKVQDAFVSYRQSIDKSEASADTWCSIGVLYQQQNQPMDALQAYICAVQLDHSHAAAWMDLGTLYESCNQPHDAIKCYINATRSKGCTNTAALTHRIKCLQAQLSNPQLSSLQGKSKMLPLIEEAWSLPIPAELTSRQGGLSSAPQQACKPNHSAEGGGSGQSLPPHAGALGQAEDQSCPAKRRRAGSPAKNDSWPSNPPQQPSPSWYLSPQKLQMLEQLRGNRGNLKPHELQALEQLEAQLAVMQQHQMRQNASGAPIRPSLPNGPTANTLPSPNPGLHPTRPHLGPPRHFCPPQPQPMANGPVGRLDATSDGRNGSANNQPGPNGDVPYPPAAAAPLPHTCTSTTPQDAAPHLNSSQGLQKECVKHATGSSSEGNPSHPQIPNSTSHPNNQVGHSSNAPSPRQPTHNHLPSPPSLPHSSTSGGAASITKDGDAAGAASHGNGGSDGSAQTSLPPAESEKAQADGLANHVRSEEGDKVADGGEKQSLSADNPRLSATLAVEKGPEESEAPSEGTTSTATGLEPQKKVNNIHPAALPSAPQPQGSSAASSPISAMSTATPSPKSSEHIQTGGQSPPTTTTATSTAATSTTTPAVNGNSKGGISEDSQSPLKAEPPSITGLIATPPHGHNSSSSSSSSSSISIYPSSTDVLKACRNLGKNGLSNSSILLDKCPPPRLPPPPSPALPKDKLNPPTPSIYLENKRDAFFPPLHQFCTNPSNPVTVIRGLAGALKLDLGLFSTKTLVEANPEHPVEVWTQLLQPADENWDPSGTKKMWRCESTRAHTTIAKYAQYQAASFQESLREENEKKALKEPLDTEPSSAESATRKRRGPLKHIKFGTNIDVSDERKWKQQLQELSKLPAFARVVSAGNLLSHVGHTILGMNTVQLYMKVPGSRIPGHQEHNDFCAVNINIGPGDCEWFAVPEAYWGVMSNFCEKNNINFLMGSWWPNLEDLYESDVPVYRFIQRPGDLVWLNTGTIHWVQAIGWCNNIGWNVGPLTAHQYKLAVERYEWNKLQSVKSVVPMVHLSWNMARNIKVSDHKLFEMIKYCLLRTLKQCQWVKEALTSAGKETVLKPRTRDEPAHYCIICEVEVFNLLFVRREPLSKKQCLVHCQDCARKGSAALDDFMVLEQYRMEDLMQVYDQFTLAPPLHSSSS, from the exons GCTGTCCGCTGCTACGACTCGCTCATCCTGAAAGCCGAGGGGAAAGTGGAGCCTGAGGTCTTCTGCCAGCTTGGCCACTTCAACCTCCTCTTGGAGGATTATCCAAAAG CATTATCAGCATACCAGAGGTACTACAGTTTACAATCAGACTACTGGAAG AATGCTGCGTTTCTGTATGGCCTGGGAATGGTCTACTTCCACTATAACGCCTTTCAGTG GGCGATCAAAGCATTCCAGGAGGTGCTGTACATCGATCCAGGATTCTCCCGGGCCAAGGAGATCCACCTCCGCCTGGGCCTCATGTTCAAAGTCAACACAGACTACGAGTCGAGCCTAAAG cattttcagCTGGCTTTGATTGACTCCAACCCCTGCACTTTGTCCAAAGCTGAAA TCCAGTTCCACATTGCTCATCTGTATGAGATCCAG AAGAGATTCGGGGCTTCCAAGGAGGCGTACGAGACCCTCCTGCAGACCGAGGACCTCCCTGCTCAGGTGAAGGCCACCACCCTGCAGCAGTTGG GCTGGATGCACCACACAGTGGAACAGCTGGGGGACAAAGCCAGCAGGGACAGCTATGCCATCCAGTGTCTGCAGAAATCCGTGGAAGCTGACCCCAACTCCGGACAGTCTTGGTACTTCCTTGGCAG GTGCTACGCTAGCATTGGCAAAGTCCAGGATGCCTTCGTCTCTTATCGGCAATCCATAGATAAATCGGAGGCTAGCGCGGATACTTGGTGCTCTATAGG GGTGTTGtaccagcagcagaaccagccaATGGACGCCCTGCAGGCCTACATTTGCGCCGTGCAGCTGGACCACAGCCACGCCGCTGCCTGGATGGACCTGGGCACTCTGTACGAATCCTGCAACCAGCCGCATGACGCCATCAAGTGCTACATCAACGCCACGCGCAGCAAAGGCTGCACCAACACCGCCGCGCTAACCCACCGCATCAAATGTCTCCAG GCTCAGTTGAGTAACCCCCAGCTCAGTAGCCTACAGGGTAAAAGTAAAATGCTCCCTCTTATTGAGGAGGCATGGAGCCTACCAATCCCAGCTGAGCTAACCTCCAGGCAGGGAGGCCTGAGCAGTGCACCGCAGCAG GCTTGTAAGCCCAATCACAGTGCAGAGGGAGGGGGCTCGGGTCAGTCTCTACCCCCTCATGCGGGCGCGCTGGGCCAAGCGGAGGACCAGTCGTGCCCGGCCAAGAGGAGAAGAGCCGGCAGTCCTGCCAAG AATGACTCATGGCCCAGTAATCCACCACAACAGCCATCACCGAGCTGGTACCTCTCCCCACAGAAATTACAG ATGCTGGAACAGCTGCGCGGTAACCGAGGCAACCTGAAGCCCCATGAGCTACAGGCGTTGGAGCAGCTGGAGGCTCAGCTTGCAGTAATGCAGCAGCACCAG ATGAGGCAGAATGCATCGGGAGCTCCGATTCGTCCCTCCCTTCCTAACGGCCCCACCGCTAACACTCTCCCCTCTCCTAACCCCGGCCTCCACCCCACGCGGCCCCACCTGGGCCCACCCCGCCATTTCTGCCCGCCTCAGCCACAGCCGATGGCCAACGGGCCAGTCGGGCGCTTGGACGCCACGAGCGACGGTCGCAACGGCAGCGCTAATAATCAGCCGGGACCCAACGGAGACGTGCCTtacccgccagccgccgcagcaCCGCTACCTCACACCTGCACAAGCACGACGCCACAGGACGCGGCGCCGCACCTAAATTCCTCTCAG gGGCTTCAGAAGGAGTGTGTTAAACATGCGACAGGCTCAAGCAGTGAGGGGAACCCCTCTCACCCCCAGATCCCCAACTCCACTAGTCACCCCAACAATCAGGTTGGACATTCCAGTAACGCCCCGTCGCCACGGCAGCCGACTCACAACCACCTCCCCTCCCCACCGTCGCTCCCTCACTCCTCTACCTCAGGCGGTGCCGCGTCCATTACCAAAGACGGCGACGCTGCTGGCGCCGCGTCCCACGGCAACGGGGGCTCAGACGGCTCGGCGCAAACGTCACTCCCGCCTGCCGAGAGCGAGAAGGCGCAGGCGGACGGACTGGCCAATCACGTCCGCTCTGAAGAGGGAGACAAGGTGGCGGATGGTGGCGAGAAGCAAAGCCTTAGCGCAGACAATCCCAGGCTGTCCGCCACCCTGGCGGTGGAAAAGGGTCCCGAGGAGAGCGAGGCGCCGTCAGAGGGCACGACATCCACAGCGACGGGGCTGGAGCCCCAGAAGAAGGTGAACAACATCCACCCTGCCGCTCTGCCCTCTGCCCCCCAGCCGCAGGGCAGCTCAGCCGCCTCCTCCCCCATTTCCGCCATGTCTACCGCCACGCCGTCTCCCAAATCCTCTGAACACATCCAAACAGGGGGCCAGAGCCCCCCCACAACCACTACCGCCACGTCCACCGCCGCTACGTCCACAACCACGCCTGCCGTCAACGGCAACAGCAAAGGAGGCATCTCCGAGGACTCTCAAAGCCCCCTTAAGGCCGAGCCTCCCTCCATCACAGGTCTCATAGCAACGCCGCCACACGGACACAACTCGTCCTCATCCTCGTCTTCGTCTTCTTCTATTTCCATCTATCCCAGCTCCACAGACGTGCTGAAAGCCTGCAG AAACCTGGGAAAGAACGGCCTTTCCAACAGCAGCATCCTCCTCGATAAGTGCCCCCCGCCCCGACTGCCGCCCCCGCCGTCGCCGGCCCTGCCCAAAGACAAGCTCAACCCTCCCACTCCTAGCATCTAC CTGGAGAACAAAAGGGATGCTTTTTTCCCGCCGCTGCACCAGTTCTGCACAAACCCCTCCAACCCGGTTACCGTCATCAGAGGCCTGGCTGGAGCTCTCAAACTGG ATCTCGGCTTGTTCTCCACCAAGACGCTGGTGGAGGCCAACCCGGAGCACCCGGTAGAGGTCTGgactcagctgctgcagcccGCCGACGAGAACTGGGACCCGAGCGGCACCAAGAAGATGTGGCGCTGCGAGAGCACCCGCGCTCACACCACCATCGCCAAATACGCGCAGTATCAGGCCGCCTCCTTCCAGGAGTCCCTCAGG GAGGAGAATGAAAAGAAGGCACTAAAGGAACCTTTGGACACAGAGCCATCATCTGCAGAGAg tgcaACACGAAAAAGAAGAGGGCCcttaaaacacatcaaattcGGAACCAACATTGACGTCTCTGACGAAAGGAA GtggaaacagcagctgcaggagctCAGCAAGCTGCCGGCCTTCGCGCGAGTGGTGTCTGCCGGCAACCTGCTGAGCCACGTGGGCCACACCATCCTGGGCATGAACACGGTGCAGCTGTACATGAAGGTTCCCGGCAGCAGGATCCCGGGCCACCAAGAGCACAACGACTTCTGCGCCGTCAACATCAACATCGGGCCCGGCGACTGCGAGTGGTTCGCCGTGCCGGAGGCCTACTGGGGCGTGATGAGCAACTTCTGCGAGAA GAACAACATCAACTTCCTGATGGGATCGTGGTGGCCCAACCTGGAGGACCTGTACGAGTCGGACGTGCCGGTTTACCGCTTCATCCAGCGTCCGGGCGACTTGGTGTGGCTCAACACGGGGACCATCCACTGGGTGCAGGCCATCGGCTGGTGCAACAACATCGGCTGGAACGTCGGACCTCTCACCG CCCACCAGTACAAGCTGGCCGTGGAGCGTTACGAGTGGAACAAGCTCCAGAGCGTCAAGTCTGTGGTTCCCATGGTGCACCTCTCCTGGAACATGGCGCGGAACATCAAAGTGTCCGACCACAAGCTGTTTGAGATGATCAA GTACTGCTTGCTGCGGACGTTGAAGCAGTGCCAGTGGGTGAAGGAGGCGTTGACGTCGGCCGGGAAGGAGACGGTGCTGAAGCCGAGGACGAGGGACGAGCCGGCGCACTACTGCATTATCTGCGAG GTGGAGGTGTTCAACCTGCTGTTTGTGCGCCGCGAGCCCCTGTCCAAGAAGCAGTGCCTGGTCCACTGCCAGGACTGCGCCAGGAAGGGCAGCGCGGCGCTCGACGACTTCATGGTGCTGGAGCAGTACAGGATGGAGGACTTGATGCAGGTCTACGACCAGTTCACACTA GCCCCTCCTCTTCATTCTTCTTCATCTTGA
- the LOC116715807 gene encoding lysine-specific demethylase 6A-like isoform X4, with product MHHTVEQLGDKASRDSYAIQCLQKSVEADPNSGQSWYFLGRCYASIGKVQDAFVSYRQSIDKSEASADTWCSIGVLYQQQNQPMDALQAYICAVQLDHSHAAAWMDLGTLYESCNQPHDAIKCYINATRSKGCTNTAALTHRIKCLQAQLSNPQLSSLQGKSKMLPLIEEAWSLPIPAELTSRQGGLSSAPQQACKPNHSAEGGGSGQSLPPHAGALGQAEDQSCPAKRRRAGSPAKNDSWPSNPPQQPSPSWYLSPQKLQMLEQLRGNRGNLKPHELQALEQLEAQLAVMQQHQMRQNASGAPIRPSLPNGPTANTLPSPNPGLHPTRPHLGPPRHFCPPQPQPMANGPVGRLDATSDGRNGSANNQPGPNGDVPYPPAAAAPLPHTCTSTTPQDAAPHLNSSQGLQKECVKHATGSSSEGNPSHPQIPNSTSHPNNQVGHSSNAPSPRQPTHNHLPSPPSLPHSSTSGGAASITKDGDAAGAASHGNGGSDGSAQTSLPPAESEKAQADGLANHVRSEEGDKVADGGEKQSLSADNPRLSATLAVEKGPEESEAPSEGTTSTATGLEPQKKVNNIHPAALPSAPQPQGSSAASSPISAMSTATPSPKSSEHIQTGGQSPPTTTTATSTAATSTTTPAVNGNSKGGISEDSQSPLKAEPPSITGLIATPPHGHNSSSSSSSSSSISIYPSSTDVLKACRNLGKNGLSNSSILLDKCPPPRLPPPPSPALPKDKLNPPTPSIYLENKRDAFFPPLHQFCTNPSNPVTVIRGLAGALKLDLGLFSTKTLVEANPEHPVEVWTQLLQPADENWDPSGTKKMWRCESTRAHTTIAKYAQYQAASFQESLREENEKKALKEPLDTEPSSAESATRKRRGPLKHIKFGTNIDVSDERKWKQQLQELSKLPAFARVVSAGNLLSHVGHTILGMNTVQLYMKVPGSRIPGHQEHNDFCAVNINIGPGDCEWFAVPEAYWGVMSNFCEKNNINFLMGSWWPNLEDLYESDVPVYRFIQRPGDLVWLNTGTIHWVQAIGWCNNIGWNVGPLTAHQYKLAVERYEWNKLQSVKSVVPMVHLSWNMARNIKVSDHKLFEMIKYCLLRTLKQCQWVKEALTSAGKETVLKPRTRDEPAHYCIICEVEVFNLLFVRREPLSKKQCLVHCQDCARKGSAALDDFMVLEQYRMEDLMQVYDQFTLAPPLHSSSS from the exons ATGCACCACACAGTGGAACAGCTGGGGGACAAAGCCAGCAGGGACAGCTATGCCATCCAGTGTCTGCAGAAATCCGTGGAAGCTGACCCCAACTCCGGACAGTCTTGGTACTTCCTTGGCAG GTGCTACGCTAGCATTGGCAAAGTCCAGGATGCCTTCGTCTCTTATCGGCAATCCATAGATAAATCGGAGGCTAGCGCGGATACTTGGTGCTCTATAGG GGTGTTGtaccagcagcagaaccagccaATGGACGCCCTGCAGGCCTACATTTGCGCCGTGCAGCTGGACCACAGCCACGCCGCTGCCTGGATGGACCTGGGCACTCTGTACGAATCCTGCAACCAGCCGCATGACGCCATCAAGTGCTACATCAACGCCACGCGCAGCAAAGGCTGCACCAACACCGCCGCGCTAACCCACCGCATCAAATGTCTCCAG GCTCAGTTGAGTAACCCCCAGCTCAGTAGCCTACAGGGTAAAAGTAAAATGCTCCCTCTTATTGAGGAGGCATGGAGCCTACCAATCCCAGCTGAGCTAACCTCCAGGCAGGGAGGCCTGAGCAGTGCACCGCAGCAG GCTTGTAAGCCCAATCACAGTGCAGAGGGAGGGGGCTCGGGTCAGTCTCTACCCCCTCATGCGGGCGCGCTGGGCCAAGCGGAGGACCAGTCGTGCCCGGCCAAGAGGAGAAGAGCCGGCAGTCCTGCCAAG AATGACTCATGGCCCAGTAATCCACCACAACAGCCATCACCGAGCTGGTACCTCTCCCCACAGAAATTACAG ATGCTGGAACAGCTGCGCGGTAACCGAGGCAACCTGAAGCCCCATGAGCTACAGGCGTTGGAGCAGCTGGAGGCTCAGCTTGCAGTAATGCAGCAGCACCAG ATGAGGCAGAATGCATCGGGAGCTCCGATTCGTCCCTCCCTTCCTAACGGCCCCACCGCTAACACTCTCCCCTCTCCTAACCCCGGCCTCCACCCCACGCGGCCCCACCTGGGCCCACCCCGCCATTTCTGCCCGCCTCAGCCACAGCCGATGGCCAACGGGCCAGTCGGGCGCTTGGACGCCACGAGCGACGGTCGCAACGGCAGCGCTAATAATCAGCCGGGACCCAACGGAGACGTGCCTtacccgccagccgccgcagcaCCGCTACCTCACACCTGCACAAGCACGACGCCACAGGACGCGGCGCCGCACCTAAATTCCTCTCAG gGGCTTCAGAAGGAGTGTGTTAAACATGCGACAGGCTCAAGCAGTGAGGGGAACCCCTCTCACCCCCAGATCCCCAACTCCACTAGTCACCCCAACAATCAGGTTGGACATTCCAGTAACGCCCCGTCGCCACGGCAGCCGACTCACAACCACCTCCCCTCCCCACCGTCGCTCCCTCACTCCTCTACCTCAGGCGGTGCCGCGTCCATTACCAAAGACGGCGACGCTGCTGGCGCCGCGTCCCACGGCAACGGGGGCTCAGACGGCTCGGCGCAAACGTCACTCCCGCCTGCCGAGAGCGAGAAGGCGCAGGCGGACGGACTGGCCAATCACGTCCGCTCTGAAGAGGGAGACAAGGTGGCGGATGGTGGCGAGAAGCAAAGCCTTAGCGCAGACAATCCCAGGCTGTCCGCCACCCTGGCGGTGGAAAAGGGTCCCGAGGAGAGCGAGGCGCCGTCAGAGGGCACGACATCCACAGCGACGGGGCTGGAGCCCCAGAAGAAGGTGAACAACATCCACCCTGCCGCTCTGCCCTCTGCCCCCCAGCCGCAGGGCAGCTCAGCCGCCTCCTCCCCCATTTCCGCCATGTCTACCGCCACGCCGTCTCCCAAATCCTCTGAACACATCCAAACAGGGGGCCAGAGCCCCCCCACAACCACTACCGCCACGTCCACCGCCGCTACGTCCACAACCACGCCTGCCGTCAACGGCAACAGCAAAGGAGGCATCTCCGAGGACTCTCAAAGCCCCCTTAAGGCCGAGCCTCCCTCCATCACAGGTCTCATAGCAACGCCGCCACACGGACACAACTCGTCCTCATCCTCGTCTTCGTCTTCTTCTATTTCCATCTATCCCAGCTCCACAGACGTGCTGAAAGCCTGCAG AAACCTGGGAAAGAACGGCCTTTCCAACAGCAGCATCCTCCTCGATAAGTGCCCCCCGCCCCGACTGCCGCCCCCGCCGTCGCCGGCCCTGCCCAAAGACAAGCTCAACCCTCCCACTCCTAGCATCTAC CTGGAGAACAAAAGGGATGCTTTTTTCCCGCCGCTGCACCAGTTCTGCACAAACCCCTCCAACCCGGTTACCGTCATCAGAGGCCTGGCTGGAGCTCTCAAACTGG ATCTCGGCTTGTTCTCCACCAAGACGCTGGTGGAGGCCAACCCGGAGCACCCGGTAGAGGTCTGgactcagctgctgcagcccGCCGACGAGAACTGGGACCCGAGCGGCACCAAGAAGATGTGGCGCTGCGAGAGCACCCGCGCTCACACCACCATCGCCAAATACGCGCAGTATCAGGCCGCCTCCTTCCAGGAGTCCCTCAGG GAGGAGAATGAAAAGAAGGCACTAAAGGAACCTTTGGACACAGAGCCATCATCTGCAGAGAg tgcaACACGAAAAAGAAGAGGGCCcttaaaacacatcaaattcGGAACCAACATTGACGTCTCTGACGAAAGGAA GtggaaacagcagctgcaggagctCAGCAAGCTGCCGGCCTTCGCGCGAGTGGTGTCTGCCGGCAACCTGCTGAGCCACGTGGGCCACACCATCCTGGGCATGAACACGGTGCAGCTGTACATGAAGGTTCCCGGCAGCAGGATCCCGGGCCACCAAGAGCACAACGACTTCTGCGCCGTCAACATCAACATCGGGCCCGGCGACTGCGAGTGGTTCGCCGTGCCGGAGGCCTACTGGGGCGTGATGAGCAACTTCTGCGAGAA GAACAACATCAACTTCCTGATGGGATCGTGGTGGCCCAACCTGGAGGACCTGTACGAGTCGGACGTGCCGGTTTACCGCTTCATCCAGCGTCCGGGCGACTTGGTGTGGCTCAACACGGGGACCATCCACTGGGTGCAGGCCATCGGCTGGTGCAACAACATCGGCTGGAACGTCGGACCTCTCACCG CCCACCAGTACAAGCTGGCCGTGGAGCGTTACGAGTGGAACAAGCTCCAGAGCGTCAAGTCTGTGGTTCCCATGGTGCACCTCTCCTGGAACATGGCGCGGAACATCAAAGTGTCCGACCACAAGCTGTTTGAGATGATCAA GTACTGCTTGCTGCGGACGTTGAAGCAGTGCCAGTGGGTGAAGGAGGCGTTGACGTCGGCCGGGAAGGAGACGGTGCTGAAGCCGAGGACGAGGGACGAGCCGGCGCACTACTGCATTATCTGCGAG GTGGAGGTGTTCAACCTGCTGTTTGTGCGCCGCGAGCCCCTGTCCAAGAAGCAGTGCCTGGTCCACTGCCAGGACTGCGCCAGGAAGGGCAGCGCGGCGCTCGACGACTTCATGGTGCTGGAGCAGTACAGGATGGAGGACTTGATGCAGGTCTACGACCAGTTCACACTA GCCCCTCCTCTTCATTCTTCTTCATCTTGA